The following proteins are encoded in a genomic region of Aliiroseovarius sp. F47248L:
- a CDS encoding STAS domain-containing protein produces the protein MELAHVDTADARVITVGENRIDAAIAISFKDRMRELTDGGPNRIIVDMAKVDFIDSSGLGAIVAAMKQVGSTKSFELAGLSGTVQKVFKLTRMDTVFTIHAAIDTALGGPVADVG, from the coding sequence TTGGAACTTGCTCATGTTGATACCGCCGACGCGCGGGTGATCACTGTTGGCGAAAACAGGATCGACGCTGCCATTGCGATCAGTTTCAAAGATCGAATGCGCGAACTGACCGACGGTGGACCAAACCGCATCATCGTGGATATGGCCAAGGTCGATTTCATTGACTCCAGCGGGCTTGGCGCGATTGTTGCGGCCATGAAGCAGGTCGGTTCTACAAAATCGTTTGAATTGGCTGGTCTGTCCGGAACTGTGCAAAAGGTGTTCAAACTGACCCGCATGGATACGGTGTTCACGATCCACGCCGCTATTGATACCGCTTTGGGCGGCCCTGTCGCAGATGTCGGCTGA
- the hspQ gene encoding heat shock protein HspQ — protein sequence MLKTRAKYSLGQIVRHRKHPFRGVVFDVDAMFSNTEEWYDAIPEDSRPQKDQPFYHLLAENDQSYYVAYVSEQNLIADYSGEPVGHPDVPEFFGDLEDGQYPLHVQLN from the coding sequence ATGTTAAAGACGCGCGCCAAATACTCTCTCGGGCAAATTGTCCGTCACCGGAAGCATCCCTTCCGTGGTGTTGTGTTTGATGTGGACGCCATGTTCTCGAATACCGAGGAATGGTACGATGCCATCCCCGAGGATAGCCGCCCCCAAAAAGATCAACCTTTTTATCACCTACTCGCGGAAAATGACCAAAGCTACTATGTTGCTTATGTGTCCGAGCAGAACCTGATTGCTGACTATTCCGGTGAGCCTGTTGGCCATCCCGATGTGCCCGAATTTTTTGGGGATCTGGAAGATGGGCAATATCCGCTGCACGTTCAGTTAAACTGA
- a CDS encoding acetyl-CoA C-acyltransferase, translating to MKNVVIAGAARTPMAGFQGAFSGVTAAELGGAAIKAALGDAGASATQIQELLMGCVLPAGQGQAPARQAGFAAGLGKEVPATTLNKMCGSGMKTTMIAFDQVALGSTDIMVAGGMESMTEAPYLLPKMRGGARIGHGTVIDHMFLDGLEDAYDKGRLMGTFAEDCAESFQFTREAQDEYALKSLSNALDAQKFGAFEGEIAAVTVKTRKGDVVVAEDEQPGNARPEKIPTLKPAFRKDGTVTPANSSSISDGAAALVVASEDAAKANGLKIRARILGHASHAQEPNLFPTAPVPAAKKLLDRLGWTTDDVDLWEVNEAFAVVPMAFMHEFGLPRDKVNVNGGACALGHPIGASGARIIVTLLNALEKRGLKRGIAAICIGGGEGTAIAIERA from the coding sequence ATGAAGAATGTCGTAATTGCTGGTGCCGCGCGCACACCGATGGCTGGATTTCAGGGTGCGTTCTCAGGTGTCACGGCCGCTGAATTGGGGGGCGCTGCCATCAAGGCGGCGTTGGGGGATGCTGGCGCTTCTGCCACTCAGATTCAGGAGCTTCTGATGGGTTGCGTTCTGCCTGCCGGGCAGGGTCAAGCGCCCGCGCGCCAAGCAGGTTTCGCGGCCGGTCTTGGCAAAGAGGTTCCTGCGACCACGCTGAATAAGATGTGTGGGTCGGGGATGAAAACCACGATGATTGCGTTCGATCAGGTTGCTTTGGGAAGCACGGACATCATGGTCGCAGGCGGCATGGAAAGCATGACCGAAGCGCCGTATCTTTTGCCGAAAATGCGAGGCGGAGCGCGCATTGGACATGGCACCGTCATCGACCACATGTTTCTGGATGGGCTTGAGGATGCCTATGACAAGGGTCGCCTGATGGGGACGTTTGCAGAAGACTGCGCCGAAAGCTTCCAGTTCACCCGCGAGGCACAGGATGAATATGCGCTGAAATCGCTGTCAAACGCGCTGGATGCGCAAAAGTTTGGTGCGTTCGAAGGAGAAATTGCCGCTGTGACGGTCAAGACCCGCAAGGGTGATGTCGTTGTTGCCGAGGATGAACAGCCCGGCAATGCCCGCCCAGAAAAGATTCCAACGCTGAAACCTGCCTTTCGCAAAGACGGCACGGTCACGCCGGCCAACAGCTCCTCGATTTCCGACGGGGCTGCGGCACTGGTCGTCGCGTCCGAGGATGCCGCCAAGGCCAACGGTCTGAAGATCCGCGCCCGCATTCTGGGGCATGCCAGCCACGCTCAGGAACCCAACCTTTTCCCGACCGCCCCGGTGCCAGCCGCCAAGAAGCTGTTGGACCGGTTGGGGTGGACCACGGATGACGTCGATCTGTGGGAAGTGAACGAAGCTTTCGCCGTCGTGCCGATGGCGTTCATGCATGAGTTCGGTCTGCCGCGCGACAAGGTAAACGTGAACGGCGGGGCCTGCGCGCTGGGCCACCCGATCGGAGCCTCGGGCGCGCGGATCATCGTGACTTTGCTGAACGCGTTGGAAAAACGCGGGCTCAAACGAGGGATCGCTGCGATCTGCATCGGTGGTGGTGAAGGGACAGCCATTGCGATTGAACGCGCCTGA
- a CDS encoding ATP-binding protein, whose amino-acid sequence MGQANHRHKSALTPETDEMNLVFPARPMAVRRALQASMTGLARLNLTIDEQGIIEIVLAEVLNNVVEHAYAHHKSGVIELRVKRMSDNLCFTVLDDGVPLPKGNLPEHTRHTLSGPLEDLPEGGFGWSLIQDLTQDLHYVRSDVRNRLNFTIALADTQIS is encoded by the coding sequence ATGGGGCAGGCCAATCACCGACATAAATCGGCACTAACGCCGGAAACGGACGAAATGAATCTTGTCTTCCCCGCTCGTCCAATGGCTGTGCGCCGTGCGCTGCAAGCCTCAATGACGGGTCTTGCCCGCCTGAATCTGACGATCGATGAACAGGGTATTATCGAAATTGTACTGGCGGAAGTTCTGAACAATGTGGTGGAGCACGCATATGCTCACCACAAGAGTGGTGTCATCGAATTACGCGTGAAGCGTATGTCGGACAACCTTTGTTTCACGGTTCTCGATGATGGGGTTCCCCTTCCAAAAGGCAATCTTCCAGAGCATACAAGGCACACTTTGAGCGGCCCACTTGAAGACCTGCCCGAAGGCGGGTTTGGTTGGTCCCTGATTCAAGATTTGACACAGGATCTGCACTATGTACGCAGCGATGTCAGGAACAGGCTGAATTTCACAATTGCCCTTGCCGACACGCAGATAAGCTGA
- a CDS encoding gamma-glutamyltransferase family protein codes for MRDFHLPGRSPVFATNGVCATSHPLAAQVAVRILESGGNAVDAAIAAGVLLGICEPQMTGIGGDCFVLLDAPGQKDIIALNGSGRAPARFSADALRDSGLTQIPERSIHAVTIPGAVDAFCTLSEDWGRLSLAETLTPAIHYAETGVPVAPRVALDWTIADRDALLSGTARSFYLQNGAAPQVGDVFRAPMQAKALRAIAKDGRAGFYAGDVAEDMVNSLKALGGAHELDDFEKPHAFYTDPISGTYKGVDLVEHPPNGQGATAILLANILSCFDLTALDPLGVDRAHIEAEATKLAYDARNRIIADPDKTVRLEHMLSQTTANQLAALINPRQAMPSATRLSEAVHRDTVYLTVVDRDRMAVSLIYSIFHSFGSGLASDKYGILFQNRGAGFNLTEGHPNEAGGTKRPMHTIIPGMLRENGMVTMPFGVMGGAYQPNGHVRFLSNMVDYGMDVQTAIDAPRSFADQGVLRIERGYDPDVQAKLGEMGHSITVSDTPIGGGQAIRVDHERGVLIGASDPRKDGCAIGY; via the coding sequence ATGCGAGACTTCCATCTGCCCGGGCGGTCACCCGTTTTTGCCACAAACGGAGTTTGCGCCACGTCGCATCCCTTGGCTGCACAGGTAGCAGTACGCATTTTGGAATCCGGGGGAAATGCTGTCGACGCCGCGATTGCTGCCGGGGTGCTTCTGGGAATTTGCGAGCCGCAGATGACCGGGATCGGCGGGGATTGTTTCGTCCTGTTGGATGCGCCGGGTCAGAAAGACATTATCGCGTTGAACGGATCAGGACGCGCGCCTGCGAGATTTTCTGCAGACGCGTTGCGCGATAGTGGGCTAACCCAAATACCGGAACGTTCCATTCATGCGGTGACGATCCCCGGCGCTGTTGACGCGTTTTGCACATTGTCAGAAGATTGGGGCCGATTGTCGCTTGCTGAAACGCTCACCCCGGCCATCCACTATGCCGAAACCGGCGTTCCAGTAGCGCCGCGTGTCGCGTTGGATTGGACAATAGCAGACCGCGATGCCCTGCTTTCCGGCACAGCGCGGAGTTTTTACCTTCAAAACGGAGCGGCACCACAGGTCGGTGACGTTTTCCGCGCGCCCATGCAAGCCAAAGCCCTTCGCGCCATCGCCAAAGACGGTCGCGCCGGTTTCTACGCAGGCGACGTGGCCGAAGACATGGTTAACAGCTTGAAAGCACTGGGTGGAGCCCATGAATTGGACGATTTCGAAAAGCCGCACGCTTTCTATACCGATCCGATTTCCGGCACTTACAAGGGTGTTGATCTTGTCGAACACCCACCCAACGGGCAGGGGGCCACGGCCATCCTGTTGGCGAATATCCTGTCGTGTTTTGATTTGACCGCGCTTGATCCATTGGGAGTTGATCGTGCCCATATCGAAGCAGAAGCCACCAAACTTGCATATGATGCCCGCAACCGGATCATCGCCGATCCGGACAAGACCGTGCGGCTGGAACATATGCTGTCACAGACCACTGCCAATCAACTGGCGGCGCTGATCAATCCGCGCCAAGCCATGCCGTCGGCGACGCGGCTCAGCGAAGCTGTGCATCGCGATACGGTCTATCTGACGGTAGTGGATCGCGACCGGATGGCTGTATCGCTGATCTATTCGATCTTCCATTCCTTCGGATCGGGGCTGGCGTCGGACAAGTATGGCATCCTGTTTCAGAACCGTGGTGCCGGTTTCAACCTGACCGAAGGACACCCTAATGAAGCAGGTGGCACCAAGCGCCCCATGCACACGATCATCCCCGGAATGCTGCGCGAAAACGGTATGGTCACGATGCCATTTGGCGTTATGGGCGGAGCATATCAACCCAACGGTCATGTGCGTTTTCTAAGCAATATGGTGGATTATGGGATGGACGTCCAAACCGCCATCGACGCCCCGCGCAGTTTTGCGGATCAGGGCGTTTTACGAATTGAACGTGGCTATGACCCCGATGTACAGGCGAAACTCGGTGAAATGGGGCACAGTATCACCGTATCCGACACACCAATCGGTGGCGGACAGGCCATTCGCGTAGATCATGAACGCGGCGTTCTGATAGGGGCGTCCGATCCCCGCAAAGACGGTTGTGCAATCGGATACTAG